A window of the Nitrosopumilus ureiphilus genome harbors these coding sequences:
- the cysC gene encoding adenylyl-sulfate kinase produces MKPFVLWMTGLPCSGKTTIVKDLQKDIPNLAMLDGDELREWFSPKDFSKAGRDEHNKKVAHLAKLLLNHGVPSIVSLVSPYFENRKNAREIIDAGNQFAEVYVQCSLAKCEERDVKGMYAKARKGEIKGFTGIDDPYEAPENADLVIDTENEPLSESANKVKNFLKERNLL; encoded by the coding sequence ATGAAACCTTTTGTTCTTTGGATGACTGGTCTTCCTTGTTCAGGAAAGACTACCATCGTAAAAGACTTGCAAAAAGATATTCCAAATTTGGCAATGCTTGATGGAGATGAGCTACGAGAATGGTTCTCCCCAAAAGACTTTTCAAAAGCAGGACGTGATGAGCATAACAAAAAAGTTGCTCATTTGGCCAAACTTTTGTTAAATCATGGCGTTCCAAGCATAGTATCTCTAGTTTCTCCATATTTTGAAAACAGAAAAAATGCTAGAGAAATTATTGATGCTGGAAATCAGTTTGCAGAAGTTTATGTACAATGTTCACTTGCAAAATGTGAAGAAAGAGATGTCAAAGGCATGTATGCCAAGGCAAGAAAAGGAGAAATCAAGGGTTTTACAGGAATTGATGATCCCTATGAGGCTCCTGAAAATGCTGATCTGGTAATAGATACAGAAAATGAACCTCTTTCAGAGAGTGCAAACAAAGTAAAGAACTTTCTTAAAGAAAGAAACCTACTCTAA
- a CDS encoding hemerythrin domain-containing protein: MSATNQLRADHDQVRRLEKIVLKCSKELYKGTKIPFSDLTKITIVISEFIDSIHHSREEDSYFPCVASYDTLKEEIRKFMIEHEFGRNIARQISHHLKRWKDGEDAQEPVSRYLRTYAIFLNDHLNKENKFFDDAEANVLSKEEEIEMYEQYRSVFAIVKKVDEMIVEIDYLENQPWAKN, from the coding sequence TTGAGTGCTACAAATCAACTACGTGCTGACCATGATCAAGTTCGTCGTCTAGAAAAGATAGTGTTAAAATGTTCTAAAGAACTCTATAAAGGAACAAAAATTCCATTTTCAGATCTGACAAAAATCACCATAGTTATTTCAGAATTTATTGATTCCATTCATCACTCAAGAGAAGAAGATTCGTATTTTCCATGTGTTGCAAGCTATGATACTCTAAAAGAAGAAATTCGAAAATTTATGATAGAACATGAATTTGGAAGGAATATTGCCCGACAAATATCACATCATCTAAAAAGATGGAAAGATGGAGAAGATGCGCAAGAACCGGTATCAAGATACTTGAGAACATATGCAATATTCCTAAATGATCATCTTAACAAGGAAAACAAATTCTTTGATGATGCAGAAGCAAATGTCTTATCCAAAGAAGAAGAAATTGAAATGTATGAACAATACAGATCAGTATTTGCCATAGTAAAAAAGGTCGATGAAATGATTGTAGAGATTGATTATTTAGAAAATCAACCTTGGGCTAAAAATTAA
- a CDS encoding cation:proton antiporter: protein MNPIILSVLQLFRGQIGDFIPLSNFDSSSILEKLTELQNSIGTLFIQDGPIASAHVILLAAGVVIFLGVAGEAFFKKTGIPDVAFLMILGVIIGPVFGLIQPEAVIQVVPYFAALALIIIMFDGGLNLDIKHVVRTAHFSVTLAVLGFILSVAMITFAAHFALGWLWLESILLGSIVGGSSSAIVFGLVRNIKISEETKSMLSFESALTDILATIIAFILFEAVLAGHFDLQTLEETLGRAVVVGLVLGFGVGIPWMYVSTKLGNAQHAYMLTLGVLFVLFFLANSFGESGALTALVFGLMIGNKRHLSKILRFKLPKIEMDDPTHNQLTFLVRSFFFVFVGLMASFGQVEYLIFGILITLAVYFGRIFVGKVTLTKRFSLLDRAVTNAMIPRGLAAAVLATYPITMGIPNAEAYPQIVFFIILSSVIITTIGLGKSKKIPPPESVEGGFVKPTEGDSDEGIQTNDSNNF from the coding sequence ATGAATCCAATAATTTTATCTGTCTTGCAATTGTTTAGAGGGCAAATAGGGGATTTTATTCCATTATCTAATTTTGATTCAAGTTCAATTTTAGAAAAACTTACAGAATTACAGAATTCTATAGGCACATTATTTATTCAAGATGGACCAATTGCTTCTGCTCATGTTATTTTACTTGCAGCAGGCGTTGTAATTTTTCTTGGAGTTGCAGGTGAAGCATTCTTCAAAAAAACAGGAATTCCTGATGTAGCATTCTTGATGATTCTTGGAGTGATTATAGGACCAGTTTTTGGGTTAATTCAACCAGAAGCCGTTATCCAAGTAGTTCCATACTTTGCAGCACTTGCACTAATAATTATCATGTTTGATGGAGGATTGAATCTTGATATCAAACATGTTGTAAGAACTGCTCATTTTTCAGTAACATTAGCAGTTTTAGGTTTTATCCTATCTGTTGCCATGATTACATTTGCTGCTCATTTTGCTTTAGGATGGTTATGGTTAGAAAGTATTTTGTTAGGTTCAATTGTTGGTGGAAGTAGTTCTGCAATTGTTTTTGGTCTTGTCAGAAATATCAAAATTTCCGAAGAGACCAAATCTATGTTAAGTTTTGAATCTGCACTAACTGATATTTTAGCTACAATTATTGCATTCATATTATTTGAAGCGGTGCTTGCAGGACATTTTGATCTGCAAACACTGGAAGAAACTCTTGGAAGAGCAGTTGTTGTAGGTTTAGTACTTGGATTTGGTGTAGGAATTCCTTGGATGTATGTTTCAACAAAGCTTGGAAATGCTCAACACGCATATATGTTGACATTAGGTGTTTTGTTTGTTTTATTTTTCTTGGCAAATTCATTTGGAGAATCTGGTGCTTTGACAGCACTAGTATTTGGTTTAATGATTGGAAACAAAAGACATCTTTCAAAAATACTGAGATTTAAGCTACCAAAAATTGAGATGGACGATCCTACCCATAACCAATTAACATTTTTGGTAAGATCATTCTTTTTTGTATTTGTAGGATTGATGGCAAGTTTTGGGCAAGTAGAATATCTCATATTTGGAATTTTAATTACACTTGCAGTTTATTTTGGAAGAATATTTGTTGGCAAGGTAACACTAACCAAGAGATTTTCTCTTTTAGATAGGGCAGTAACAAATGCTATGATTCCAAGGGGATTGGCTGCTGCAGTGCTTGCTACGTATCCAATTACTATGGGCATACCAAATGCAGAAGCATATCCACAAATTGTCTTTTTCATAATTTTATCATCAGTAATAATTACAACCATTGGGTTAGGAAAATCAAAGAAGATTCCTCCACCTGAATCAGTTGAAGGTGGATTTGTTAAACCAACTGAAGGAGATTCAGATGAAGGTATACAAACTAATGATTCTAATAATTTTTAA
- a CDS encoding SDR family NAD(P)-dependent oxidoreductase has product MRLSGKVALVTGGSRGIGFAIAKNFSENGATVIITAKNQERLDKASSEIPNSIGIVANIRNKDDVKNVVDKTIEKFGKIDILVNNAGIFPKIKELHEIDEDEWNEVLDVNLTGQFRFTKEVIPYLKKTSGSIINISSDAGLKAYQGFNADAYSAAKAALVLLTKCWALEYAKDKIRVNCICPGVVDTDMTKPFLKTQKDKEFMDNEHPIGRIGQPEEVAKAVLYFASDDASWITGAILAVDGGESIK; this is encoded by the coding sequence ATGAGATTATCTGGAAAAGTTGCATTAGTTACAGGCGGAAGTCGTGGAATAGGATTTGCTATTGCAAAAAATTTTTCAGAAAATGGGGCAACGGTGATAATTACAGCAAAAAATCAAGAAAGATTGGATAAGGCATCATCAGAGATTCCAAATTCAATAGGTATTGTGGCTAACATTAGAAACAAGGATGATGTGAAAAACGTAGTAGACAAAACAATTGAAAAATTTGGTAAAATAGACATTCTTGTAAATAATGCTGGAATTTTTCCAAAAATTAAGGAACTACATGAAATTGATGAAGATGAATGGAATGAGGTTTTAGATGTAAATCTTACTGGGCAGTTTAGATTTACCAAAGAGGTAATTCCGTATCTAAAAAAAACATCTGGTTCAATTATTAATATTTCATCAGATGCGGGATTAAAGGCATATCAAGGATTTAATGCTGATGCATATTCTGCAGCAAAAGCTGCATTGGTTTTGCTAACAAAATGTTGGGCACTTGAATATGCAAAAGACAAGATCCGTGTAAATTGTATTTGTCCTGGAGTAGTAGATACAGATATGACAAAACCATTTTTGAAAACTCAAAAAGATAAAGAATTCATGGATAACGAACACCCAATAGGCAGAATTGGTCAACCTGAGGAAGTAGCAAAAGCAGTATTGTATTTTGCATCAGATGATGCATCTTGGATTACAGGAGCAATTCTTGCTGTAGATGGAGGGGAATCAATTAAATGA
- a CDS encoding 3'(2'),5'-bisphosphate nucleotidase CysQ family protein, translating to MKDIPIVDKIPELEIAIKAVEMAGKAILEIYQGDFESFAKSDDSPITEADIKSNDIIKEILSQTDHPILSEEDKDDLSRLSEDTIWIVDPLDGTSDFIDKTGEFTIMIGLIKNKKPILGVIGWPTEKTLFVAQKGSGAFRYSDNEWKRISVTKVSDLSKCRTVGSRHHLSDKEKSFIKKLGIEDFTSIGSSLKVGKISSGEAEAYITTTNKMKEWDSAASYCIILEAGGKMTDMLGNDITYNNREVHHQNGILVTNGLIHDKIIEEFKKLE from the coding sequence TTGAAAGATATTCCAATAGTAGACAAGATTCCTGAATTAGAAATTGCTATCAAGGCTGTAGAAATGGCAGGTAAAGCAATTTTAGAAATTTATCAAGGAGATTTTGAATCATTTGCAAAAAGCGATGATTCTCCAATTACAGAGGCAGATATTAAAAGCAACGATATCATCAAGGAGATTCTTTCACAAACAGATCATCCGATATTATCTGAAGAAGATAAAGATGATCTCAGTAGATTATCAGAGGATACTATTTGGATAGTTGATCCACTTGATGGAACTTCTGATTTTATTGATAAAACAGGTGAATTTACAATAATGATTGGGTTAATTAAAAATAAAAAACCAATTCTTGGAGTAATTGGTTGGCCTACAGAAAAAACATTGTTTGTTGCACAAAAAGGAAGTGGTGCATTTCGATATTCTGATAATGAATGGAAGAGAATATCTGTGACAAAAGTTTCAGATCTTTCAAAATGTAGAACGGTTGGCTCAAGACATCACTTGTCTGATAAAGAAAAATCATTTATCAAAAAATTAGGTATTGAAGATTTCACTAGTATTGGTAGCTCATTAAAGGTAGGAAAAATTAGCTCAGGAGAAGCTGAGGCATATATTACAACTACAAACAAAATGAAAGAGTGGGATTCTGCTGCTTCTTATTGTATCATTTTAGAAGCTGGAGGGAAAATGACAGATATGCTAGGAAATGATATTACATATAATAACAGAGAAGTTCATCACCAAAACGGAATTTTGGTAACAAATGGATTAATTCATGATAAAATTATTGAAGAATTTAAAAAATTAGAGTAG
- a CDS encoding transcription initiation factor IIB: MVSKGKDLCPRCAQGKLVTDNESGEMFCSKCGFVITEKLQEAGPEWRSFTQDEGGNKARAGAPTSLTMHDMGLATIINPVNKDASGRPLTASMKSTIERLRTWDSRSQVHEPVDRNFRQAFSELNRLKDKLTISDAVIEKAAYIYRKALEKGLVRGRSISALMASALYAACRDTETPRNLKDVEQAANIKRKDIARCYRLLVKELDLKMPVTDSIQCVARIASRIGIAEKTKRYATKVLKMAQDNEVSAGKDPMGLAAAALYLSCVKNGEDKTQRDIAEAANVTEVTIRNRYKGLKESLDL; this comes from the coding sequence ATGGTAAGCAAAGGTAAAGATCTATGCCCTAGATGCGCACAAGGAAAACTAGTTACTGATAATGAATCAGGAGAAATGTTTTGCTCAAAGTGTGGATTTGTAATTACTGAAAAACTACAAGAGGCAGGACCTGAATGGAGGTCCTTTACCCAAGATGAAGGTGGAAATAAAGCAAGAGCTGGTGCACCAACGTCACTCACAATGCATGACATGGGTCTTGCAACAATTATCAATCCTGTAAACAAAGATGCATCTGGCAGACCACTTACAGCGTCTATGAAAAGTACTATTGAAAGACTAAGGACTTGGGATAGTAGAAGTCAAGTTCATGAACCAGTTGATAGAAATTTTCGACAGGCATTTAGCGAATTAAACAGACTAAAAGACAAACTAACAATATCTGATGCAGTAATTGAAAAAGCAGCCTACATTTACAGAAAAGCACTAGAGAAAGGTCTAGTTCGAGGTCGTTCCATTTCAGCTTTGATGGCATCCGCCCTTTATGCTGCATGTCGTGATACTGAAACTCCAAGGAATCTCAAAGATGTAGAGCAAGCAGCTAATATCAAAAGAAAGGATATTGCAAGATGTTACAGATTACTAGTCAAAGAACTTGATTTGAAGATGCCAGTAACTGATTCAATTCAATGTGTTGCAAGAATCGCAAGCAGAATTGGAATTGCTGAGAAAACAAAAAGATACGCAACAAAGGTGCTTAAAATGGCTCAAGACAATGAAGTCTCAGCTGGAAAAGATCCTATGGGGTTGGCAGCTGCCGCGTTGTATCTTTCTTGTGTGAAAAACGGTGAGGACAAGACTCAGCGTGATATTGCCGAAGCTGCAAATGTTACTGAAGTTACTATTAGGAATAGGTACAAGGGTCTCAAAGAATCACTTGATCTGTAA
- the crcB gene encoding fluoride efflux transporter CrcB: MKGLEFFLLAIGSVLGAFLRYKLTESPLLFNTLPLNVLLVNVIGAFILGAFVIVSEQWNLDGKYSLFAAVGFCGSLTTMSSFALDSENLLENSHYGTLLINAFANVSFSIIALFGGKFFMSAIINN, encoded by the coding sequence ATGAAAGGTTTAGAATTTTTTCTACTTGCTATAGGCTCTGTACTTGGAGCATTTTTAAGATACAAACTTACTGAATCCCCATTATTATTCAATACATTACCTCTCAATGTTTTGTTAGTCAATGTTATAGGAGCGTTTATTCTTGGAGCATTTGTTATAGTATCAGAACAATGGAATCTTGATGGAAAATATTCTTTATTTGCAGCAGTAGGATTTTGTGGATCGTTAACAACAATGTCTTCATTTGCACTTGATTCTGAAAATCTTCTTGAAAACAGTCATTATGGAACACTCTTAATCAATGCTTTTGCCAATGTCAGCTTTTCAATTATAGCATTATTTGGAGGAAAATTCTTTATGAGTGCAATTATTAATAATTAA